A single region of the Acetivibrio cellulolyticus CD2 genome encodes:
- a CDS encoding gluconeogenesis factor YvcK family protein: MRLLNLIRFNNKRRIYLLLDLAGSFDILLGMFLVLRYRDILDLALSVILILVGCTLIYPSIRHFINISKSHLKGSSSKISNNQTNENDFISKKMLAKGPKIVVIGGGTGLSTMLRGLKVFSSNLTAIVTVADDGGGSGVLRQDLGMLPPGDIRNCILALADTEPVMEKLLQYRFKDGMLKGQSFGNLFLAAMDGISDSFEEAVKKMSDVLAVTGRVLPVTLQDVKLCAELEDGYLVKGESRIGKHNSFHRGKIKSVYLEPILIKPLQEAIDSILEADMIVLGPGSLYTSIIPNLLVPGIGDAIRKSNAIKAYVCNVMTQPGETEDYSVSDHVKAIEKHSYKGIIEYCIVNSAEIPDSLKKKYYEDGATTVKVDAEALERQGIKVIDDDFVCINNNYIRHDTKRLSKIIINLCENNCTNEEKKDSFTITSA, translated from the coding sequence ATGAGGCTTCTCAATTTAATAAGATTTAATAATAAAAGGCGTATATATTTATTATTAGATCTTGCAGGGAGTTTCGACATATTATTGGGAATGTTTCTGGTTTTAAGATATCGTGATATTCTGGATTTGGCTTTATCAGTAATACTGATATTAGTAGGTTGTACCTTAATTTATCCGTCAATTCGGCATTTTATAAATATTTCTAAGAGCCATCTAAAAGGTAGCTCGTCAAAGATTTCAAATAATCAAACAAATGAAAATGATTTTATCAGCAAAAAGATGCTTGCAAAAGGTCCCAAAATTGTTGTAATCGGAGGGGGAACAGGACTCTCAACTATGCTTAGAGGTTTAAAGGTTTTTAGCTCAAATCTTACTGCTATTGTCACAGTAGCGGATGATGGCGGTGGGTCAGGAGTTTTAAGACAAGACCTTGGTATGCTGCCACCGGGGGATATACGTAACTGTATTCTGGCGCTTGCAGATACGGAGCCTGTTATGGAAAAGTTGCTGCAGTACAGGTTTAAGGATGGAATGCTGAAAGGTCAAAGTTTTGGGAACCTCTTCCTTGCTGCTATGGATGGGATATCTGACAGTTTTGAAGAGGCAGTGAAAAAAATGAGCGATGTACTTGCTGTTACGGGAAGAGTTTTACCTGTTACACTTCAGGATGTAAAACTATGTGCAGAACTTGAAGATGGCTATCTTGTAAAAGGGGAGTCAAGAATTGGCAAGCATAACAGTTTCCATAGGGGAAAAATAAAAAGTGTATATTTAGAGCCCATATTGATTAAGCCTTTGCAAGAAGCTATAGACTCAATTCTTGAAGCAGATATGATTGTACTTGGGCCTGGGAGCCTTTATACCAGCATAATTCCAAACCTCCTTGTTCCGGGAATTGGCGATGCTATTAGAAAATCCAATGCAATAAAGGCGTATGTGTGTAATGTTATGACACAACCGGGAGAAACAGAGGATTATAGTGTATCAGACCATGTAAAGGCGATTGAAAAGCATTCATATAAAGGCATAATTGAGTATTGTATTGTTAATTCTGCAGAGATTCCAGATAGCCTTAAGAAAAAATATTATGAAGATGGTGCAACTACCGTAAAGGTTGATGCAGAAGCATTGGAAAGGCAAGGGATAAAAGTTATTGATGATGATTTTGTTTGTATAAATAACAATTATATTAGACATGATACTAAAAGACTTTCGAAAATAATTATAAATCTTTGTGAAAATAATTGCACTAACGAAGAAAAAAAGGATTCATTTACTATCACGAGTGCCTAG
- the murB gene encoding UDP-N-acetylmuramate dehydrogenase — protein MFLELLENLVGKENIKVDEPMKRHTSFKIGGPADLLITPASVSQLGELIKLCNRQNLPIFIMGNGTNLLVSDKGIRGVVIKIYDNLNGYTVKEDCIEAYGGILLSKLSGIALENELAGLEFASGIPGTLGGAVAMNAGAYGGEIKDVVIETEFIDKDGDIKVLRGDEHQFGYRTSFIQKQSGIVVRSIIKLKKGDKTSIKTLIDDLTGRRKDKQPLEMPSAGSVFKRPEGYFAGKLIEDCGLRGYSIGGAQVSDKHCGFIVNTGNATSKDIMDLISHIQKTVKDKFNAELQTEIRIVGDY, from the coding sequence ATGTTTTTAGAACTTCTTGAGAATCTGGTAGGGAAGGAAAACATAAAAGTTGATGAACCCATGAAAAGGCATACATCCTTTAAAATCGGCGGTCCTGCAGATTTATTGATTACACCTGCTTCAGTGTCCCAGTTAGGTGAATTAATTAAGTTATGTAATAGACAAAATCTGCCGATTTTTATTATGGGAAATGGAACAAATCTGCTTGTGTCCGACAAGGGCATTAGAGGGGTTGTAATTAAGATATATGATAATTTGAATGGCTATACAGTAAAGGAAGATTGCATTGAGGCTTATGGTGGTATATTACTCTCTAAGCTTTCCGGTATTGCTCTTGAAAATGAGTTGGCCGGGTTGGAATTCGCATCGGGCATACCCGGGACCTTAGGCGGTGCAGTTGCTATGAATGCAGGAGCTTATGGTGGTGAAATAAAAGATGTGGTTATTGAGACGGAATTTATTGATAAAGATGGAGATATAAAAGTCTTAAGGGGCGATGAACATCAATTTGGCTATAGGACCAGTTTTATACAAAAACAATCAGGAATTGTGGTTAGATCCATTATTAAGCTGAAAAAGGGTGATAAAACATCTATTAAGACATTGATTGATGATCTTACAGGGAGACGAAAGGATAAACAACCCTTGGAGATGCCCAGTGCCGGCAGTGTTTTTAAAAGGCCTGAAGGTTATTTTGCCGGAAAGTTGATTGAAGACTGTGGACTTAGGGGATATTCCATAGGTGGCGCCCAGGTGTCCGATAAACACTGCGGATTTATTGTAAATACGGGAAATGCTACATCAAAGGATATAATGGATTTGATCAGCCATATACAGAAAACTGTTAAGGATAAGTTTAATGCTGAACTGCAAACAGAGATAAGGATTGTTGGAGATTACTAG
- a CDS encoding amylo-alpha-1,6-glucosidase — MRYGKSSWRTFEQGIQKEWLLTNGIGGFASSTIIGANTRRYHGLLVASLKPPVNRHLIISKIDESITIGDESFDLFSYEVPGFIMKGYLHMEGFERDPLPRFIYRVGEVYIEKTVSMVYGENTVAIVYHIKNGQDSANLRLTPLINFRDYHYSSKKEYLNFNKTVVKEEMVTLKPQCYDIDISLFCNGGGFKPIDYSWFYNMEYAIERERGLGSIEDHYIPGYFDISIKPGEEKYITVIATVEKEIKSKDGLKIINDEIERLNGLVKKAGYDDEFAQTLVKSADNFIVHRESTNAKTIIAGYPWFTDWGRDTMIAFPGITLATGRFDDAKEILYTFSKYVKDGLIPNMFPDAGNEPPYNSVDAPLWYFEAVNKYINYTKDYNFVKENIYNGLKEIVSSFAKGTRYDIKMDNDFLITAGNEHTQLTWMDAKVGDWVVTPRHGKAVEINALWYNALRVMAVLSEYYGESSKYYDDLAKKVKKSFAVNFWNEKQRCLFDCLTVNYKDDKVRPNQIMAVSLSYPVVDGDMAKSVVNKVFKELYTANGLRSLSPKSKDYIGIYIGDQYHRDGAYHQGTVWTWPLGQFITAYMKVNDYSEEAKKTAMGFIEFIKDHLNDACIGSISEIFDGDEPLIPRGCCAQAWSVAEILRAYVEDIRNR; from the coding sequence ATGAGATACGGCAAATCAAGTTGGAGAACTTTTGAGCAGGGTATTCAGAAAGAATGGCTACTGACCAATGGAATCGGTGGATTTGCATCTTCAACCATTATTGGAGCCAATACACGGAGGTATCATGGACTTTTGGTTGCATCATTAAAACCTCCAGTTAACAGGCACCTGATAATATCTAAAATAGATGAGAGTATAACAATTGGAGATGAGTCGTTTGATTTGTTTTCCTATGAAGTACCCGGTTTTATAATGAAGGGTTATCTTCATATGGAAGGTTTTGAGCGGGATCCTCTGCCAAGGTTCATATATAGGGTAGGAGAAGTATATATAGAGAAAACAGTTAGTATGGTATATGGCGAAAATACAGTGGCAATTGTATACCATATCAAAAACGGACAAGATAGTGCAAACTTAAGACTGACGCCGCTTATTAACTTCAGAGACTATCATTATAGTTCAAAGAAAGAATACCTAAACTTTAACAAAACTGTTGTAAAAGAAGAAATGGTAACACTAAAACCCCAGTGTTATGATATTGATATCAGCTTATTTTGCAATGGGGGCGGATTTAAACCGATTGACTATAGCTGGTTTTATAATATGGAGTATGCTATTGAAAGGGAAAGAGGTTTAGGTTCAATAGAAGACCACTATATACCCGGATATTTTGATATAAGCATTAAACCCGGAGAGGAAAAGTATATTACTGTAATTGCGACAGTTGAAAAAGAAATAAAATCAAAAGACGGTCTGAAGATTATCAATGATGAAATTGAAAGATTGAATGGACTGGTGAAAAAAGCGGGATATGATGATGAGTTTGCACAAACTCTTGTTAAGAGTGCAGACAATTTTATTGTGCATAGGGAATCCACAAACGCTAAAACTATAATTGCAGGTTACCCATGGTTTACAGATTGGGGAAGGGATACAATGATTGCTTTTCCGGGCATAACTCTTGCTACGGGGAGATTTGATGATGCAAAAGAGATCCTGTATACGTTTTCAAAGTATGTCAAGGATGGGTTAATACCTAATATGTTTCCTGATGCAGGTAATGAGCCTCCGTATAATAGTGTTGATGCTCCTTTATGGTATTTTGAGGCTGTAAATAAGTATATCAATTATACGAAAGACTACAATTTTGTAAAAGAAAATATTTATAATGGTCTCAAGGAGATTGTTAGTTCGTTTGCCAAAGGTACAAGGTATGACATTAAAATGGATAATGACTTTTTGATAACTGCAGGTAATGAGCATACGCAGCTAACATGGATGGATGCGAAGGTAGGAGATTGGGTTGTTACTCCGAGGCATGGCAAAGCAGTAGAAATCAATGCTTTATGGTATAATGCATTAAGGGTTATGGCTGTACTTTCAGAGTATTATGGTGAAAGCAGTAAATACTATGATGATTTGGCGAAAAAAGTCAAAAAGTCTTTTGCTGTGAATTTCTGGAATGAGAAACAAAGATGTTTATTTGATTGTTTGACGGTAAATTATAAGGATGATAAGGTTCGTCCAAATCAGATTATGGCTGTAAGCCTTTCATATCCAGTTGTTGATGGGGATATGGCGAAGAGTGTAGTAAATAAGGTGTTTAAGGAACTATACACAGCCAATGGGCTTAGGAGTCTTTCACCAAAATCGAAGGATTATATAGGCATATATATAGGAGATCAATACCATAGAGATGGTGCATATCATCAGGGAACGGTATGGACCTGGCCATTAGGTCAGTTTATAACAGCATATATGAAAGTAAATGACTATTCAGAAGAAGCAAAGAAGACTGCAATGGGTTTTATTGAATTTATTAAGGATCATTTAAATGATGCTTGTATAGGTTCTATTTCAGAGATATTTGATGGCGATGAGCCTTTGATTCCTAGAGGATGCTGTGCTCAGGCATGGAGTGTTGCAGAAATTTTGAGAGCATATGTTGAAGATATAAGGAATAGATAA
- a CDS encoding phosphatase: MKFVVDTHTHTVASGHAYSTVQEMAREAAVNGIEMFAVTDHGPAMKGAPYFYHFSNLRSIPEVLYGVRVLKGVEANIVDYDGNVDMPDDYLRRLDFVMASFHDICITPGSKEQHTNAYINLLKNPYIDAIAHPGTPQFEVDIEEVVSAAREYGKFIEINNHSFMVRAGCEENCRNFAIECKKKGVKIVCGSDAHISFEVGKFDRVERLLDEIGMPESLVMNISVSNFNEFIENKRKRIRKG, from the coding sequence TTGAAATTTGTTGTAGACACACATACTCACACTGTAGCGAGTGGACACGCATACAGTACCGTACAGGAAATGGCGAGGGAAGCGGCGGTTAATGGTATAGAGATGTTTGCTGTTACTGACCATGGTCCTGCAATGAAGGGCGCACCGTATTTTTATCATTTTAGTAACTTAAGGTCAATTCCGGAAGTATTATATGGGGTAAGGGTATTAAAAGGTGTAGAGGCTAATATTGTGGATTATGATGGAAATGTAGATATGCCTGATGATTATTTGAGAAGGCTTGATTTTGTTATGGCAAGTTTTCATGATATATGTATAACACCAGGTTCAAAGGAACAACACACAAATGCGTATATTAACCTTTTGAAAAATCCATATATTGATGCTATAGCACATCCCGGTACTCCTCAGTTTGAGGTGGATATTGAAGAAGTTGTTTCGGCTGCTAGAGAATATGGAAAATTCATTGAGATTAATAACCACTCATTTATGGTCAGAGCTGGTTGTGAAGAAAATTGCAGGAATTTTGCCATTGAGTGCAAGAAAAAGGGTGTAAAAATAGTATGCGGAAGCGATGCTCACATAAGTTTTGAGGTAGGTAAGTTTGACAGAGTGGAAAGGCTTTTAGATGAGATTGGAATGCCTGAAAGTCTTGTTATGAATATTTCAGTATCTAATTTTAATGAATTTATTGAGAATAAAAGGAAAAGAATAAGAAAAGGATAA
- the rapZ gene encoding RNase adapter RapZ, producing MRFLIITGVSGAGKSLVVKYLEDLGFFCVDNLPPVLIPKFAEICVQSRGKINKIALVIDIRGGELFNALFPELNALKESGLSYEILFLEASDKVLIKRFKESRRIHPLAPEGRLMKGINQERELLREIKRIATYIVDTSNLTPRQLKEEISNIFVEGKKFEGMIINIISFGFKYGIPIDCDLVFDVRFIPNPYYIDSMRRLSGKSDAVREYVLGFNETIGFLSKLYDMLEFLIPSYVKEGKSQLVVGIGCTGGRHRSVAISEALFAFLSGKEHRVVIEHRDIEKDGKGAKK from the coding sequence ATGAGGTTCTTGATAATTACGGGGGTTTCGGGGGCAGGTAAAAGTTTGGTTGTTAAGTATTTGGAGGACTTAGGCTTCTTTTGTGTTGATAATTTACCCCCGGTATTGATACCTAAATTTGCGGAGATTTGTGTTCAAAGCAGGGGAAAGATAAACAAGATAGCATTGGTCATTGACATTAGGGGGGGAGAACTTTTTAATGCCTTATTCCCTGAACTAAATGCTTTAAAGGAATCTGGTTTATCTTATGAGATATTGTTTCTTGAGGCTTCAGATAAAGTTCTTATTAAAAGATTTAAAGAGAGCAGAAGGATTCACCCTCTCGCGCCTGAAGGACGATTGATGAAAGGTATAAATCAGGAAAGGGAGCTTTTAAGGGAAATAAAGCGAATTGCAACCTATATAGTGGATACCTCAAACTTAACACCAAGACAGCTTAAGGAAGAAATATCCAATATATTTGTCGAAGGTAAGAAATTTGAAGGAATGATAATTAATATAATATCCTTCGGATTTAAGTATGGAATCCCTATTGATTGTGATCTGGTATTTGATGTAAGATTCATACCAAATCCGTATTACATTGACAGCATGAGAAGGTTGTCGGGAAAAAGTGACGCGGTTAGGGAATATGTACTGGGTTTTAATGAGACAATAGGTTTTTTATCTAAACTTTATGATATGCTTGAGTTTTTGATTCCAAGTTATGTAAAGGAAGGCAAGTCGCAGCTTGTTGTAGGTATTGGTTGTACAGGAGGAAGGCATAGATCGGTTGCGATTTCAGAAGCTTTATTTGCCTTTCTTTCAGGAAAAGAACATAGGGTAGTTATAGAACATAGGGATATAGAAAAGGATGGCAAGGGGGCCAAAAAATGA